The following DNA comes from Candidatus Nanosynbacter sp. TM7-074.
TCAACCAATTTAACGGCATTAATTTTAGCGGATGGTGATAGTGGTGCGGTGGCATCAGATTTTTCTGTTAATCCGTATGTTTTACGGCGATTGGCCTCATTGTCAAAAGGTATTGATAAAAAGCGGTTGAGGCGAATTAACGAGGCTTTATTTAGGGCTGATTTACAGATGAAAACAACCTCGGTCAATCCGTGGCTTCTTATAGAGGTGGCTTTGGCTGACATCGGCTAGCATAAAAACACCCCAGACAGGCTGGAGTGTTATAAGAAAAATAACTAATGAATTACTTTTCAGTTTTCTTAGTAGCTGGCTTCTTTGCTGGAGCCTTTTTAGCTGTAGTTTTCTTAGCGGCTGCTGGTTTTTTAGTTGTAGCTGGCTTGGTTGCTGGCTTTTTGGCAGCTTCTAAAGTAACGCCTGCTTTTTTAGCAATTTTACTCAACGCGCTTTTTCGGCGAGCAGCAGTATTCTTTTTAATCAGGCCCTTTTTAACAGCGGTGTCGATTTCACTTTGAGCTGCAGAAAGCGTCTTGGCGCTTGGGGTTGCAGAGAAAGCTTTAACGGCAGTTTTGATATCTTTTTTAATGCCGATATTGCGTTCACGGCGTTTTAGAGTTTGTTTAGCGCGCTTGATGGCGGATTTGATTATTGGCATGTTACTCCTTTACCTCTATAGATTTGTATCGCTAATCAGGAAGAATTATACAGAAAACAGTCCAAATTGTAAAGAGGCGGTACAGATATTGACTTTATGGTAGTGCTTATGGTATAGTGATGCCAAGCGTAATTACAAAAAACAAACATAGGAAAAGTCATGTCAAACGGATCAGCAAAACAAAAAGTAGTCCAGAGCATCAAGGATGTAACTAATATTTTGGTGACTGTCAGCTCCAGCCCGTCGGTCGATGAATTATCGGCAGCATTAGGACTGACGATTTTCCTTAACAAACTTGGCAAACACGCTACAGCGGTGTTTAGTGGTGATATTCCGCCAGCTATTACTTTTCTTAATCCCGATAAAACGTTTGAGCAGACAACAGATTCTTTACGTGACTTTATTATTGCCTTAGATAAGGAAAAGGCTGATCATTTGCGCTATAAACTTGTTGATGATGCGGTGAAGATTTTTATTACGCCATACCGAACGACGATTTCTGACAAAGACCTAGAATTCTCACAGGGTGATTATAATGTTGAGTTAGTTTTGGCGTTGAATGTTGAGAATAGTGAGAGCATTGATACAGCATTAACGGCACACGGTAAGATTTTGCATGATGCTACGGTCATTTCGATAACAGCGGGCGACGTAAAGAGTGGCTTGGGGTCGATTGATTGGCATGAGGGTAGTACTAGTGGTGTAAGTGAGATGATTGTTGAGCTGATTAATGACTTGAAGACGCCGAAGGTAACTTTGGATGAACAGATGGCAACCGCACTGTTGACGGGAATTGTGGCGGTTACTGATCGCTTTAGTAACGACAATACTTCATCAAAGGTGATGACCACTGCGGCAGAACTGATGGCGGCGGGGGCAAATCAGCAATTAGTAATATCAAAGATTGCCGAGAGTGAGACAGAAGATAAGCCTAAGGAAATTGAGCAAGTCAAAAAAGAAGTTCCAGCCAAAGACAAAGATGATTCATCTGAAGATAAGGCAGATGAAGTAGAGGAAGCCGAAGAATCAGAGCAGGCAGACGGAACGTTGTCAATTAGTCACGAAAAGAAGGGCGACGTTGATGAAGTAGCTGAGCAGACGGTAAAAGAAAAGCAGGAAGAGTCTGCTAGGGTTGCTGAAGAGAAATTAGCCAACATCGAGCCGATTAAGGAAGAAATTCGAGTAGAGGAAGAGCAGCCTAGTGAAAAAATAGTCTCTAAAGAGCTTTCCTTTGAGGAAACTCCATTGATGGGCGGCACGTTAAATGCGACTACTACGCAGGCTGCCGAGGATAAGATAAGGGCGCTAGCTAGTGACCAGAATAAGACTATCTTAACTCATAGTAAGTATGTGGGTGATAGCACACCATCATTTGGCGACACGCCGTTGAATGCGGCTATGGGGGCTTCTGATGAACCACCAAAAATTGACCCATTTGCTACAACTAATGCTGAACAAAGATTGTCGACAATACCTGTTGCTCCTCAATCTGATGAGTCAATTATTGCGGCAATTACCAATGATACAAACCAACTAAGCACGCCGTTGGCTGTAGAGCCAAATCAAGTTGGTGTCTCTCCTGAGCCTGTTTTAGCTGCTCCGTTACAACCTGAGAATACGGCTAACGAGATTTCTTTACCAATGCCACCAGCAATTCCAGATTTTGGTGCAATGCCGCCAATGCCGCCAGCGCCAATCGGTGTTGATACTGCTGGATTGCCGCAACTTTCGCCACTAGGCGTAGCGCCTGAACCGGTAGCCGCTGAAGTAGCTCCAGCGCCAGCGTTGCCGACTCAGCCAATTCAAAATACCGGGGAATTTAATCCAGGTCAATTCCAGATTCCAGGGCAAAAATAGTTGATGGATGAAATCATTCTTATCGATAAGCCACAAGGTTTGACTAGCTTTGGGGTGGTGGCGCGCTTACGGCGAGTTTTATCTAATCAGGCGGGTAAGAAAGTGAAAGTTGGCCATACGGGCACGCTTGATCCGTTTGCGACAGGATTAATGATTATTGTGACAGGAAAGAAATGTCGGGAAGCCGAGACGTTTACCAAGCTAGATAAATGGTATGAGGCGGAGATTATCCTGGGTAAAAATAGTTCAACTGGCGATCCTGAGGGCGAAATTGTCGAAGTATCTGATTATAAGCCGAGTTTAGAGGAAGTCCAACAGGTAATCGGTCAGTTTGCGGGGAAAATTGAGCAGACCCCGCCTATTTTTAGTGCAATAAAAATTAACGGTCAGCGAGCTTACAAATTGGCTCGCGAAGGGAAGCGAGTGGAGATTCCGAAGCGCACTGTGGAGATTTATTCGTTGGAATTGTTGTCCTATGAATATCCTAAGTTAAGAATCAAAACTCATGTTTCTAGCGGAACTTACATCCGAACATTAGCGGTGGATATTGGTGATAGATTAAATACGGGTGCGTATTGTGAGAATTTGCGGCG
Coding sequences within:
- the truB gene encoding tRNA pseudouridine(55) synthase TruB; amino-acid sequence: MDEIILIDKPQGLTSFGVVARLRRVLSNQAGKKVKVGHTGTLDPFATGLMIIVTGKKCREAETFTKLDKWYEAEIILGKNSSTGDPEGEIVEVSDYKPSLEEVQQVIGQFAGKIEQTPPIFSAIKINGQRAYKLAREGKRVEIPKRTVEIYSLELLSYEYPKLRIKTHVSSGTYIRTLAVDIGDRLNTGAYCENLRRTQIADYSIREAKTLADFGITI